The Fictibacillus phosphorivorans genomic sequence TAGAAATAAAGCTTAAAGAGCTTCAACGGGATGTGCAAAGAAACAATCATACAAATTTATTAAACAGCATCTATGATCGACGAATCGAGCTCATCAACTGGAGTGATTTGACTCTACCTGTTCATGAAACACAGATGGCCATTAAGGAAGCGTTCCTTGATGATATTACGGAAACGAAAGCCTATAAGCGAATTGAAACAAGAATTGATCGAACAACCTCCCTACTTTCCCATTACAGGCAAGATATCGATACATTGTTAAATCTTGAAGAGGTTCTTTCTTCTCATCGTGGTAATGAAATCATGAAAACATTAACCGTGTTTACCGTTATCTTCACACCGGCAATGGGTCTCGGGGCAATCTGGGGAATGAACTTTAAGAACATGCCAGAACTTGATTGGAAGTTGGGTTATCTTTATGCCATGCTCTTAATCATATTCTCTACGTTAGGCGTTTATATTTGGTTAAGAATGAAGGGATGGACAGGAGATTTATTACGAGGAAAGAAAAGTAGAAAACATTTTGACTAAATAAACTACAAAAATGAACGATATATATAAAGGAAACAGGCGGATTTTGTCGAACGGTATCAATTGATGAAACGCCTGTTTTTTTATGGCGAATATTACTAGATTTCATTTTGATTTCAACCATAAAAGAATGAAAATAAACAACGAAGAGATATGAAGATTAAATGACTAACGGGAGCGGAAAAAAATGAAAAAACTTAGCCTTATTCTTGTTTTTTCACTAGTTATGCTTGTGAACACACAGTTTGTTCAAGCGACGGGGGAGAACACACCAGAAATCAAAAGCGAAAGCGCTGTAATGATTGATGCGAAAACAGGGGATATTTTATACCAAAAAAATAGCTCAGAACAAATGTATCCAGCTAGTATTACAAAGATCGTTACAGGGATTCTGGCTATAGAATCAGGCAAGTTGGACGATACTGTTGTCGTTAGCAGTGACGCTGTTAGAGCTGAGGGGACACGTGTCTATCTAATGGAAGACGAGCAAGTACCTTTAAAGAAGCTTGTACAAGGTCTTCTGATCAACTCAGGTAATGATGCAGCTGTTGCGATTGCAGAATATATGGCAGGGGATGTCGATTCTTTCGCTGATCAAATGAACGCGTTTGCGAAAAAAGTAGGAGCTGACAACACTCACTTTGTGAACCCGAACGGACTATTTGATGAAGAACATTATACAACAGCTGAAGATATGGCGAAAATCACTCAATACGCGATGCAGAATGAAGAATTTCGTGAGATCGTATCAACAAAAGAATTGCCTTGGGTAGGAGAAGGCTGGGAAACAACGTTACGCAACCACCATCAGCTTTTGTGGGATTATCCGGGTACGATAGGTGTAAAGAATGGATATGTGGATGAGTCCAAGCACACTTTAGTTACGGCTGTTTCCCGAGATAATCTTGATGTGATTATCGTAACAATGAAAGCTCCTACGAGTCGAGCAGCGTATTGGGATACGATGGCACTAGGGGACTATGGTTTTGCAAACTTTGAAAGACAAACATTATCTGCTGGTATGAAGATTGAAGCGTTAAACGGAAAAACATACCCATTAAAAGAAGACCTGACTGTTACTTTGCCAAAAGGAGAAGAACCGGTTCAGGAAGTGAGCTCTGATGGAGAGCTTCAACTAAAGGATGCTAGCGGAAATAAGTTACTCACTCATACCCTATTCAAAGAGAAAGAAAAGGAAAAAGAAGCTTCTGTTACAGTCGATAATGATTCAGCTGAGAAAGATGCAACTATCATGCAATCTGTTGTGAAGACTGGCATCTTCTTATATAGTGGATTACTTCTGTTGCTCGCATTTCTCGTAATTTTAAGAATGAGAAGTCAAAGACAAAAACATAAAAGAATGCGGCACGTTGCTCGTAGTTATGTGAAATAAAACCGTCTGTTTTGGCGGTTTTTTTTTGTTTGGCTAAAAATGGATTGGGTGCCAAGATGCTTTATTTGTCGGGAATCTATAGGATAAAAAGTCTTCATAGTATATAATTGCATTAAATTACAAAATTCGACAATTGGAGTTTCATCTATGATACGTAATATTAAGCTAGCTCAGTTATTTATTATTGGGAGTGCCTTCGTTCAGGCTCTTCATCATTTTTTTATAGAACCGATAGAAAATTTCTACCCCT encodes the following:
- a CDS encoding magnesium transporter CorA family protein codes for the protein MEETSVYGWTWHRHECHEETIHDLIADTKGCKNWLSNIKEEKVNYLRIERDRDGDQVVRGSLTYKQDPENQSDFKVFHFYIRPKSLITVGLDLSLIQGDYRRACDHLILEEKTPVEGFLILLGELINYFLDGIDALEIKLKELQRDVQRNNHTNLLNSIYDRRIELINWSDLTLPVHETQMAIKEAFLDDITETKAYKRIETRIDRTTSLLSHYRQDIDTLLNLEEVLSSHRGNEIMKTLTVFTVIFTPAMGLGAIWGMNFKNMPELDWKLGYLYAMLLIIFSTLGVYIWLRMKGWTGDLLRGKKSRKHFD
- a CDS encoding D-alanyl-D-alanine carboxypeptidase family protein; amino-acid sequence: MKKLSLILVFSLVMLVNTQFVQATGENTPEIKSESAVMIDAKTGDILYQKNSSEQMYPASITKIVTGILAIESGKLDDTVVVSSDAVRAEGTRVYLMEDEQVPLKKLVQGLLINSGNDAAVAIAEYMAGDVDSFADQMNAFAKKVGADNTHFVNPNGLFDEEHYTTAEDMAKITQYAMQNEEFREIVSTKELPWVGEGWETTLRNHHQLLWDYPGTIGVKNGYVDESKHTLVTAVSRDNLDVIIVTMKAPTSRAAYWDTMALGDYGFANFERQTLSAGMKIEALNGKTYPLKEDLTVTLPKGEEPVQEVSSDGELQLKDASGNKLLTHTLFKEKEKEKEASVTVDNDSAEKDATIMQSVVKTGIFLYSGLLLLLAFLVILRMRSQRQKHKRMRHVARSYVK